In Syngnathus acus chromosome 21, fSynAcu1.2, whole genome shotgun sequence, one genomic interval encodes:
- the tns1b gene encoding tensin-1 isoform X4: MVCVISQLVAFEGAARGAYGEEDLHSHGRPERMGRLQRCLAAIFSWARLFLFCCIFPFWKGGKGQRQPEELEAVHSHTFRQKTFKKPKTCGVCKHIIVHDGLICRVCRTPCHKQCEAKVSSSCVPATNYELVSIKSSKSMESRRRASSRSASLLQESYELDLLYITERIISVSFASGAEEPAYAANLREVASMLRSKHGHNYLLFNLSEKRYDIGELHSKVLDFGWPDHHAPALEKICSICKAMDTWLSADCHNVVVIHNKGNRGRTGVVVAAYMHYSNISGSAEQALDRFAMKRFYEDKVLPVGQPSQRRYVEYFSGLLSGHIKINNKPLFLHHVIMHGIPNFESKGGCRPFLKIYQAMQPVYTSGIYNVQGDSQTSICITIEPGLLLKGDILLKCYHKRHRGPCRDVIFRVQFHTCAVHDLAIVFGKDQLDETFKDERFPEYGKVEFLFSFGPEKMYGVTHLENGPSVSVDYNTQDPPIRWDSYENFNENNQDAAEDVVHTQGPLDGSLYAKVRKKESVDGTVALNGLPPPPGAPPAALEHALPAVDHALSVSSDSGNSTASIKTDEAAAAAAAAAIHPAVNLPSAPAVARCDEQRPISPQEKQELEQLLGGLEGPTMRGQGERASPGVGALLQRVPAQVHVNGHRNMDRETDILDDELPSAHKANSVDSLGTLSSSADGRATPADLYDRSESALDGQERVPYLERGVAKSPAPSQTGSADKLETCDHSASRILYRSQSLGSDTRAMPPAPARTTSSRDAVQRGLNIWQRFGVPEEPVTEGLTFGTPPAHRSLPQFHSASQEEIEKSIETLNLLMLDLEPSRCFVPKSQSAPLRPSRVVTVQPSFSQSQSGAIYEVETPPASGRQSPVKSGSPLGWETGGAAPSGSGPLQLKAAAAADDTFAASPLSGPGAVPARRDREPDRHVLSVEGLVAQRVAEYSARAQRLTSRISSSHSLWGVRSHGTSADEPALSPRRRITSDGSEDATSPDVPLRSPVRCVSPEFANAIAMNPGGRPKERHMHSYREAFEETEGGPTSLTPTVGGEVLPQTPVSPHTPYFNLCRSPPGLAKTPLSALGLKPHNPAHLLLNQTGADDEHVQDEEAPRSYVESVARSAVTGGEQAPRSPQGDAPEQAASPSPACPTLHRPLSSSSGPEHGSQGNAASAEINSGSPPRAATDWSLLMQAAASAASTPASSASPNSSHLDSISATASYLGPDVQTESRAASDSSRGPWTEAFHTGSPHLGLRACVPTSSDHRPSAYQEAYTNVPAVNGGADFRSSPVLERHQPSQGSQALTPQASTGQRSRPSPTLGRRASSGQAAASALGGHPSLSQLQGSPGLERRPVRSGYATPDERHANLSRQSSSSGYQGPPTPSFPVDAGETAAAGGGFRQASATPAFQPQLPEKRRMSSGDRANGAPAYGSLSEKSNPGYFHTLSDFSRFNMPDGGPESRLNVKFVQDTSKFWYKPDISREQAISVLRERQPGAFVIRDSHSFKGAYGLAMKVASPPPSLHPNKKGDITNELVRHFLIESSPKGVRLKGCPNEPYFGCLSALVYQHAITPLALPCKLLIPTADLVEEEPQVVKSNPLSERLKEGAACNVLYINSVDMESLTGPQAIAKAISETLAAPACQSAVVHFKVSSQGITLTDNQRKLFFRRHYPCNTVTFCDIDPQDRKWKKPEGGTAKLFGFVARKQGSTTDNVSHLFAEMDPEQPAGAIVNFVTRMVTLQKR, from the exons GTGTCTTCATCTTGTGTTCCGGCGACCAACTATGAGCTG GTTTCAATCAAATCGTCCAAAAGCATGGAGTCACGCCGAAGAGCGTCCAG cAGGAGCGCCAGTCTGCTGCAGGAGAGCTACGAGTTGGACCTGCTCTACATCACAGAGAGGATCATCTCCGTCTCCTTCGCTAGCGGCGCCGAGGAGCCCGCCTACGCCGCCAACCTGCGCGAGGTGGCCTCCATGCTGCGCTCCAAGCACGGCCACAACTACCTG CTCTTCAACCTCAGCGAGAAGCGTTATGACATCGGCGAGCTTCATTCCAAG GTGTTGGACTTTGGCTGGCCCGACCATCACGCGCCGGCTCTGGAGAAGATCTGCAGCATCTGCAAGGCCATGGACACGTGGCTAAGCGCCGATTGCCACAACGTGGTGGTCATCCACAATAAG GGCAACAGAGGCCGAACCGGAGTGGTGGTGGCTGCCTATATGCATTACAGCAATATATCTGGCAG CGCCGAGCAGGCTCTGGACAGGTTCGCCATGAAGCGTTTCTATGAAGACAAAGTGCTTCCTGTGGGGCAACCTTCTCAGAGAAG GTACGTGGAGTACTTCAGCGGTTTGCTGAGCGGACACATCAAGATCAACAACAAACCGCTGTTTCTTCACCACGTCATCATGCACGGCATTCCCAATTTTGAGTCCAAAGGAG GGTGCCGTCCTTTCCTGAAAATCTACCAGGCCATGCAGCCCGTCTACACATCTGGCATCTA TAACGTTCAAGGGGACAGTCAGACGAGCATCTGCATCACCATTGAGCCCGGCCTCCTTCTCAAAGGAGACATTCTG CTCAAGTGCTACCACAAGCGTCATCGCGGCCCGTGCCGGGACGTGATTTTCCGGGTGCAGTTCCACACGTGCGCCGTTCACGACCTGGCAATCGTCTTTGGCAAAGACCAGCTCGACGAGACCTTCAAAG ACGAGCGGTTCCCAGAATATGGCAAAGTGGagttccttttttctttcggcCCAGAAAAAATGTATG GTGTGACTCACCTGGAGAACGGGCCCAGCGTCTCGGTGGACTACAACACGCAAGATCCGCCCATTCGCTGGGACTCTTATGAGAACTTCAACGAGAATAACCAGGACGCTGCGGAAG ACGTCGTCCACACCCAAGGTCCGTTGGACGGGAGTCTCTATGCCAAAGTGCGCAAAAAAGAGTCTGTTGACGGGACGGTCGCGCTCAACGgactgccgccgccgccagggGCGCCGCCGGCTGCTCTCGAACACGCGTTGCCCGCCGTCGATCACGCCTTGTCTGTGAGCAGCGACTCGGGAAACTCCACAGCCTCCATTAAAACGGacgaagcggcggcggcggcggcggcggcagcgatCCACCCCGCCGTGAACCTGCCAAGCGCTCCCGCCGTAGCCCGCTGTGACGAGCAGCGACCCATCAGTCCGCAGGAGAAACAGGAGCTGGAACAGCTCCTGGGTGGCCTGGAGGGACCTACCATGCGCGGACAGGGCGAGCGCGCCTCGCCCGGCGTCGGCGCCTTACTCCAGCGGGTGCCCGCCCAGGTCCACGTCAACGGTCACCGCAACATGGACCGGGAAACGGACATTTTAGACGACGAGCTACCCAGCGCTCACAAGGCAAACAGCGTGGACAGTCTGGGGACGTTGTCCTCCTCCGCCGACGGCCGAGCCACCCCGGCCGATCTCTACGACCGCTCGGAATCGGCCCTCGACGGCCAGGAGCGCGTGCCGTACCTGGAGCGCGGCGTGGCCAAAAGCCCGGCGCCGTCGCAAACGGGCTCCGCCGACAAACTGGAGACGTGTGACCATTCTGCCTCTCGGATTCTCTACCGTTCCCAGTCGCTGGGTTCGGATACGCGGGCCATGCCCCCGGCTCCCGCCCGGACCACCAGCAGCAGGGACGCCGTCCAACGCGGCCTCAACATCTGGCAACGCTTCGGGGTACCCGAGGAGCCTGTCACCGAAGGACTCACTTTCGGGACGCCGCCCGCTCACCGGAGCCTTCCGCAGTTCCACAGCGCGTCGCAGGAGGAGATTGAGAAATCCATCGAGACGCTCAACCTCCTCATGTTGGACTTGGAGCCGAGCCGTTGTTTCGTGCCAAAGTCGCAAAGCGCTCCTCTGAGGCCGAGCCGCGTGGTCACCGTGCAGCCGTCCTTCTCCCAGAGCCAAAGCGGAGCCATCTATGAGGTGGAGACGCCTCCCGCGTCCGGCCGACAGTCGCCCGTCAAATCCGGCTCGCCCCTCGGATGGGAAACCGGCGGAGCCGCTCCATCTGGATCCGGTCCTCTTCAGCTcaaagccgccgccgccgccgatgaCACCTTTGCAGCGAGCCCTTTGTCCGGCCCCGGCGCGGTGCCCGCTCGGAGGGACCGTGAACCCGACCGGCACGTCTTGAGCGTGGAAGGACTGGTGGCGCAAAGAGTTGCAG AATACTCAGCACGAGCTCAAAGGCTCACCTCCAGAATTTCCTCCTCTCACTCACTTTGGG GTGTCCGCTCCCACGGGACGTCTGCGGACGAGCCGGCGCTTTCCCCCCGCCGTAGGATCACGAGCGACGGCTCCGAAGACGCCACGTCCCCCGACGTCCCGCTTCGTTCCCCTGTCCGTTGCGTTTCTCCGGAGTTCGCCAACGCCATCGCCATGAACCCCGGCGGACGGCCCAAGGAG AGACACATGCACAGCTACCGGGAAGCCTTTGAGGAGACGGAGGGCGGGCCCACCAGCCTGACCCCCACAGTCGGTGGTGAGGTGCTTCCCCAAACTCCCGTCTCGCCACACACCCCTTACttcaacctgt GTCGCTCACCTCCGGGTCTGGCCAAGACACCGCTGTCGGCGTTGGGCTTGAAGCCCCACAACCCGGCCCATCTCCTGCTCAACCAAACCGGCGCAG ATGATGAGCACGTTCAGGACGAAGAAG CGCCCCGAAGTTACGTGGAGTCGGTGGCGAGGTCGGCCGTGACGGGCGGAGAGCAAGCACCCCGAAGCCCTCAAGGCGACGCTCCGGAGCAGGCCGCAAGTCCGAGTCCCGCATGCCCCACCCTCCACCGGCCGCTGTCCAGTAGCAGCGGTCCCGAGCACGGCTCGCAGGG CAACGCCGCCTCGGCAGAAATCAACTCCGGCAGTCCGCCTCGAGCCGCTACCGATTGGAGTTTGCTCATGCAGGCGGCAGCGAGCGCAGCCTCCACTCCCGCGTCGTCCGCTTCCCCCAACTCCTCTCATCTGGATTCCATTTCCGCAACAGCCTCCTACCTCGGCCCCGACGTCCAGACCGAGAGCCGCGCGGCCTCCGATTCTAGCCGAGGCCCCTGGACGGAGGCCTTCCATACCGGAAGTCCCCACTTGGGGCTGCGGGCTTGTGTCCCGACCTCTTCGGACCACCGGCCAAGCGCCTATCAGGAAGCCTACACCAATGTCCCCGCGGTGAACGGGGGAGCGGACTTCCGGAGCAGCCCCGTCCTCGAGCGCCATCAGCCGTCTCAGGGAAGTCAAGCGCTCACGCCGCAGGCCTCGACGGGACAGCGCTCGCGACCGAGCCCGACCCTCGGCAGACGAGCGTCCTCGGGACAAGCTGCGGCGAGCGCGCTCGGCGGACACCCGTCCCTCTCCCAGTTGCAAGGGAGCCCCGGTTTGGAGCGACGCCCCGTGCGCAGCGGCTACGCCACGCCGGACGAGCGGCACGCCAACCTCTCCCGACAGAGCAGTTCCTCGGGTTACCAGGGACCGCCGACCCCCTCCTTCCCCGTTGACGCCGGCGAAACGGCGGCTGCGGGCGGAGGCTTCCGACAGGCGAGCGCCACGCCCGCTTTTCAACCTCAGCTACCGGAAAAGAGGCGCATGTCGAGCGGCGACAGAGCCAACGGAGCGCCGGCGTACGGCTCCCTGAGCGAAAAGAGCAATCCCGGCTACTTCCACACCCTCTCGGACTTCTCGCGCTTCAACATGCCCG ACGGAGGTCCCGAGAGCAGGCTGAACGTCAAGTTTGTCCAAGACACGTCCAAGTTCTGGTACAAGCCCGACATATCCCGAGAGCAAG CCATCAGCGTGCTGAGAGAACGCCAACCCGGGGCCTTTGTGATCCGCGACAGCCACTCCTTCAAGGGGGCCTACGGCTTGGCCATGAAGGTGgcctcgccccctccctcgctgcatccaaacaaaaaag GTGACATCACCAACGAGCTGGTGCGCCACTTCCTGATTGAGAGCAGCCCCAAAGGAGTCCGACTCAAGGGTTGTCCCAACGAGCCGTACTTTG gcTGTCTGTCGGCGTTGGTCTACCAACACGCCATCACGCCGCTGGCCCTGCCCTGCAAGCTGCTCATTCCTACCGCAG ATCTTGTCGAGGAAGAGCCGCAAGTGGTGAAAAGCAATCCGCTGTCTGAGCGACTGAAGGAAGGAGCGG CGTGCAACGTGCTCTACATCAACTCGGTGGACATGGAGTCGCTGACGGGCCCCCAGGCCATTGCCAAGGCCATTTCGGAGACTCTGGCCGCCCCCGCCTGTCAGTCGGCCGTCGTGCACTTCAAGGTGTCCTCGCAAGGCATCACGCTGACCGACAACCAGAGGAA GCTTTTCTTCCGCCGCCACTACCCCTGTAACACCGTCACCTTCTGTGACATCGACCCTCAGGACAGAAA GTGGAAGAAGCCCGAGGGCGGCACGGCCAA GTTGTTTGGCTTCGTGGCGCGAAAGCAGGGAAGCACGACGGACAACGTGAGCCACCTCTTTGCCGAGATGGACCCCGAGCAGCCCGCCGGCGCCATCGTCAACTTTGTCACCCGGATGGTTACGTTGCAAAAGCGATGA
- the tns1b gene encoding tensin-1 isoform X2, whose product MVCVISQLVAFEGAARGAYGEEDLHSHGRPERMGRLQRCLAAIFSWARLFLFCCIFPFWKGGKGQRQPEELEAVHSHTFRQKTFKKPKTCGVCKHIIVHDGLICRVCRTPCHKQCEAKVSSSCVPATNYELAPATELPLRHADTSVSIKSSKSMESRRRASRSASLLQESYELDLLYITERIISVSFASGAEEPAYAANLREVASMLRSKHGHNYLLFNLSEKRYDIGELHSKVLDFGWPDHHAPALEKICSICKAMDTWLSADCHNVVVIHNKGNRGRTGVVVAAYMHYSNISGSAEQALDRFAMKRFYEDKVLPVGQPSQRRYVEYFSGLLSGHIKINNKPLFLHHVIMHGIPNFESKGGCRPFLKIYQAMQPVYTSGIYNVQGDSQTSICITIEPGLLLKGDILLKCYHKRHRGPCRDVIFRVQFHTCAVHDLAIVFGKDQLDETFKDERFPEYGKVEFLFSFGPEKMYGVTHLENGPSVSVDYNTQDPPIRWDSYENFNENNQDAAEDVVHTQGPLDGSLYAKVRKKESVDGTVALNGLPPPPGAPPAALEHALPAVDHALSVSSDSGNSTASIKTDEAAAAAAAAAIHPAVNLPSAPAVARCDEQRPISPQEKQELEQLLGGLEGPTMRGQGERASPGVGALLQRVPAQVHVNGHRNMDRETDILDDELPSAHKANSVDSLGTLSSSADGRATPADLYDRSESALDGQERVPYLERGVAKSPAPSQTGSADKLETCDHSASRILYRSQSLGSDTRAMPPAPARTTSSRDAVQRGLNIWQRFGVPEEPVTEGLTFGTPPAHRSLPQFHSASQEEIEKSIETLNLLMLDLEPSRCFVPKSQSAPLRPSRVVTVQPSFSQSQSGAIYEVETPPASGRQSPVKSGSPLGWETGGAAPSGSGPLQLKAAAAADDTFAASPLSGPGAVPARRDREPDRHVLSVEGLVAQRVAEYSARAQRLTSRISSSHSLWGVRSHGTSADEPALSPRRRITSDGSEDATSPDVPLRSPVRCVSPEFANAIAMNPGGRPKERHMHSYREAFEETEGGPTSLTPTVGGEVLPQTPVSPHTPYFNLCRSPPGLAKTPLSALGLKPHNPAHLLLNQTGADDEHVQDEEAPRSYVESVARSAVTGGEQAPRSPQGDAPEQAASPSPACPTLHRPLSSSSGPEHGSQGNAASAEINSGSPPRAATDWSLLMQAAASAASTPASSASPNSSHLDSISATASYLGPDVQTESRAASDSSRGPWTEAFHTGSPHLGLRACVPTSSDHRPSAYQEAYTNVPAVNGGADFRSSPVLERHQPSQGSQALTPQASTGQRSRPSPTLGRRASSGQAAASALGGHPSLSQLQGSPGLERRPVRSGYATPDERHANLSRQSSSSGYQGPPTPSFPVDAGETAAAGGGFRQASATPAFQPQLPEKRRMSSGDRANGAPAYGSLSEKSNPGYFHTLSDFSRFNMPDGGPESRLNVKFVQDTSKFWYKPDISREQAISVLRERQPGAFVIRDSHSFKGAYGLAMKVASPPPSLHPNKKGDITNELVRHFLIESSPKGVRLKGCPNEPYFGCLSALVYQHAITPLALPCKLLIPTADLVEEEPQVVKSNPLSERLKEGAACNVLYINSVDMESLTGPQAIAKAISETLAAPACQSAVVHFKVSSQGITLTDNQRKLFFRRHYPCNTVTFCDIDPQDRKWKKPEGGTAKLFGFVARKQGSTTDNVSHLFAEMDPEQPAGAIVNFVTRMVTLQKR is encoded by the exons GTGTCTTCATCTTGTGTTCCGGCGACCAACTATGAGCTG GCGCCCGCCACCGAGCTGCCTCTCCGACATGCCGATACCTCG GTTTCAATCAAATCGTCCAAAAGCATGGAGTCACGCCGAAGAGCGTCCAG GAGCGCCAGTCTGCTGCAGGAGAGCTACGAGTTGGACCTGCTCTACATCACAGAGAGGATCATCTCCGTCTCCTTCGCTAGCGGCGCCGAGGAGCCCGCCTACGCCGCCAACCTGCGCGAGGTGGCCTCCATGCTGCGCTCCAAGCACGGCCACAACTACCTG CTCTTCAACCTCAGCGAGAAGCGTTATGACATCGGCGAGCTTCATTCCAAG GTGTTGGACTTTGGCTGGCCCGACCATCACGCGCCGGCTCTGGAGAAGATCTGCAGCATCTGCAAGGCCATGGACACGTGGCTAAGCGCCGATTGCCACAACGTGGTGGTCATCCACAATAAG GGCAACAGAGGCCGAACCGGAGTGGTGGTGGCTGCCTATATGCATTACAGCAATATATCTGGCAG CGCCGAGCAGGCTCTGGACAGGTTCGCCATGAAGCGTTTCTATGAAGACAAAGTGCTTCCTGTGGGGCAACCTTCTCAGAGAAG GTACGTGGAGTACTTCAGCGGTTTGCTGAGCGGACACATCAAGATCAACAACAAACCGCTGTTTCTTCACCACGTCATCATGCACGGCATTCCCAATTTTGAGTCCAAAGGAG GGTGCCGTCCTTTCCTGAAAATCTACCAGGCCATGCAGCCCGTCTACACATCTGGCATCTA TAACGTTCAAGGGGACAGTCAGACGAGCATCTGCATCACCATTGAGCCCGGCCTCCTTCTCAAAGGAGACATTCTG CTCAAGTGCTACCACAAGCGTCATCGCGGCCCGTGCCGGGACGTGATTTTCCGGGTGCAGTTCCACACGTGCGCCGTTCACGACCTGGCAATCGTCTTTGGCAAAGACCAGCTCGACGAGACCTTCAAAG ACGAGCGGTTCCCAGAATATGGCAAAGTGGagttccttttttctttcggcCCAGAAAAAATGTATG GTGTGACTCACCTGGAGAACGGGCCCAGCGTCTCGGTGGACTACAACACGCAAGATCCGCCCATTCGCTGGGACTCTTATGAGAACTTCAACGAGAATAACCAGGACGCTGCGGAAG ACGTCGTCCACACCCAAGGTCCGTTGGACGGGAGTCTCTATGCCAAAGTGCGCAAAAAAGAGTCTGTTGACGGGACGGTCGCGCTCAACGgactgccgccgccgccagggGCGCCGCCGGCTGCTCTCGAACACGCGTTGCCCGCCGTCGATCACGCCTTGTCTGTGAGCAGCGACTCGGGAAACTCCACAGCCTCCATTAAAACGGacgaagcggcggcggcggcggcggcggcagcgatCCACCCCGCCGTGAACCTGCCAAGCGCTCCCGCCGTAGCCCGCTGTGACGAGCAGCGACCCATCAGTCCGCAGGAGAAACAGGAGCTGGAACAGCTCCTGGGTGGCCTGGAGGGACCTACCATGCGCGGACAGGGCGAGCGCGCCTCGCCCGGCGTCGGCGCCTTACTCCAGCGGGTGCCCGCCCAGGTCCACGTCAACGGTCACCGCAACATGGACCGGGAAACGGACATTTTAGACGACGAGCTACCCAGCGCTCACAAGGCAAACAGCGTGGACAGTCTGGGGACGTTGTCCTCCTCCGCCGACGGCCGAGCCACCCCGGCCGATCTCTACGACCGCTCGGAATCGGCCCTCGACGGCCAGGAGCGCGTGCCGTACCTGGAGCGCGGCGTGGCCAAAAGCCCGGCGCCGTCGCAAACGGGCTCCGCCGACAAACTGGAGACGTGTGACCATTCTGCCTCTCGGATTCTCTACCGTTCCCAGTCGCTGGGTTCGGATACGCGGGCCATGCCCCCGGCTCCCGCCCGGACCACCAGCAGCAGGGACGCCGTCCAACGCGGCCTCAACATCTGGCAACGCTTCGGGGTACCCGAGGAGCCTGTCACCGAAGGACTCACTTTCGGGACGCCGCCCGCTCACCGGAGCCTTCCGCAGTTCCACAGCGCGTCGCAGGAGGAGATTGAGAAATCCATCGAGACGCTCAACCTCCTCATGTTGGACTTGGAGCCGAGCCGTTGTTTCGTGCCAAAGTCGCAAAGCGCTCCTCTGAGGCCGAGCCGCGTGGTCACCGTGCAGCCGTCCTTCTCCCAGAGCCAAAGCGGAGCCATCTATGAGGTGGAGACGCCTCCCGCGTCCGGCCGACAGTCGCCCGTCAAATCCGGCTCGCCCCTCGGATGGGAAACCGGCGGAGCCGCTCCATCTGGATCCGGTCCTCTTCAGCTcaaagccgccgccgccgccgatgaCACCTTTGCAGCGAGCCCTTTGTCCGGCCCCGGCGCGGTGCCCGCTCGGAGGGACCGTGAACCCGACCGGCACGTCTTGAGCGTGGAAGGACTGGTGGCGCAAAGAGTTGCAG AATACTCAGCACGAGCTCAAAGGCTCACCTCCAGAATTTCCTCCTCTCACTCACTTTGGG GTGTCCGCTCCCACGGGACGTCTGCGGACGAGCCGGCGCTTTCCCCCCGCCGTAGGATCACGAGCGACGGCTCCGAAGACGCCACGTCCCCCGACGTCCCGCTTCGTTCCCCTGTCCGTTGCGTTTCTCCGGAGTTCGCCAACGCCATCGCCATGAACCCCGGCGGACGGCCCAAGGAG AGACACATGCACAGCTACCGGGAAGCCTTTGAGGAGACGGAGGGCGGGCCCACCAGCCTGACCCCCACAGTCGGTGGTGAGGTGCTTCCCCAAACTCCCGTCTCGCCACACACCCCTTACttcaacctgt GTCGCTCACCTCCGGGTCTGGCCAAGACACCGCTGTCGGCGTTGGGCTTGAAGCCCCACAACCCGGCCCATCTCCTGCTCAACCAAACCGGCGCAG ATGATGAGCACGTTCAGGACGAAGAAG CGCCCCGAAGTTACGTGGAGTCGGTGGCGAGGTCGGCCGTGACGGGCGGAGAGCAAGCACCCCGAAGCCCTCAAGGCGACGCTCCGGAGCAGGCCGCAAGTCCGAGTCCCGCATGCCCCACCCTCCACCGGCCGCTGTCCAGTAGCAGCGGTCCCGAGCACGGCTCGCAGGG CAACGCCGCCTCGGCAGAAATCAACTCCGGCAGTCCGCCTCGAGCCGCTACCGATTGGAGTTTGCTCATGCAGGCGGCAGCGAGCGCAGCCTCCACTCCCGCGTCGTCCGCTTCCCCCAACTCCTCTCATCTGGATTCCATTTCCGCAACAGCCTCCTACCTCGGCCCCGACGTCCAGACCGAGAGCCGCGCGGCCTCCGATTCTAGCCGAGGCCCCTGGACGGAGGCCTTCCATACCGGAAGTCCCCACTTGGGGCTGCGGGCTTGTGTCCCGACCTCTTCGGACCACCGGCCAAGCGCCTATCAGGAAGCCTACACCAATGTCCCCGCGGTGAACGGGGGAGCGGACTTCCGGAGCAGCCCCGTCCTCGAGCGCCATCAGCCGTCTCAGGGAAGTCAAGCGCTCACGCCGCAGGCCTCGACGGGACAGCGCTCGCGACCGAGCCCGACCCTCGGCAGACGAGCGTCCTCGGGACAAGCTGCGGCGAGCGCGCTCGGCGGACACCCGTCCCTCTCCCAGTTGCAAGGGAGCCCCGGTTTGGAGCGACGCCCCGTGCGCAGCGGCTACGCCACGCCGGACGAGCGGCACGCCAACCTCTCCCGACAGAGCAGTTCCTCGGGTTACCAGGGACCGCCGACCCCCTCCTTCCCCGTTGACGCCGGCGAAACGGCGGCTGCGGGCGGAGGCTTCCGACAGGCGAGCGCCACGCCCGCTTTTCAACCTCAGCTACCGGAAAAGAGGCGCATGTCGAGCGGCGACAGAGCCAACGGAGCGCCGGCGTACGGCTCCCTGAGCGAAAAGAGCAATCCCGGCTACTTCCACACCCTCTCGGACTTCTCGCGCTTCAACATGCCCG ACGGAGGTCCCGAGAGCAGGCTGAACGTCAAGTTTGTCCAAGACACGTCCAAGTTCTGGTACAAGCCCGACATATCCCGAGAGCAAG CCATCAGCGTGCTGAGAGAACGCCAACCCGGGGCCTTTGTGATCCGCGACAGCCACTCCTTCAAGGGGGCCTACGGCTTGGCCATGAAGGTGgcctcgccccctccctcgctgcatccaaacaaaaaag GTGACATCACCAACGAGCTGGTGCGCCACTTCCTGATTGAGAGCAGCCCCAAAGGAGTCCGACTCAAGGGTTGTCCCAACGAGCCGTACTTTG gcTGTCTGTCGGCGTTGGTCTACCAACACGCCATCACGCCGCTGGCCCTGCCCTGCAAGCTGCTCATTCCTACCGCAG ATCTTGTCGAGGAAGAGCCGCAAGTGGTGAAAAGCAATCCGCTGTCTGAGCGACTGAAGGAAGGAGCGG CGTGCAACGTGCTCTACATCAACTCGGTGGACATGGAGTCGCTGACGGGCCCCCAGGCCATTGCCAAGGCCATTTCGGAGACTCTGGCCGCCCCCGCCTGTCAGTCGGCCGTCGTGCACTTCAAGGTGTCCTCGCAAGGCATCACGCTGACCGACAACCAGAGGAA GCTTTTCTTCCGCCGCCACTACCCCTGTAACACCGTCACCTTCTGTGACATCGACCCTCAGGACAGAAA GTGGAAGAAGCCCGAGGGCGGCACGGCCAA GTTGTTTGGCTTCGTGGCGCGAAAGCAGGGAAGCACGACGGACAACGTGAGCCACCTCTTTGCCGAGATGGACCCCGAGCAGCCCGCCGGCGCCATCGTCAACTTTGTCACCCGGATGGTTACGTTGCAAAAGCGATGA